A genomic window from Candidatus Tumulicola sp. includes:
- a CDS encoding ArsI/CadI family heavy metal resistance metalloenzyme, translating into MKTHLNLATKDIPKSVAFYATLLNATPAKVLDDYALFVTENPGLELALDLSKTVAPGHDVHYGIFVESTDEVDRALDRLSAAGLATSVEREETCCYANQTKVWATDPEGRRWEIYTVHADTEERNDDSTSCCSAGDEDPCCVG; encoded by the coding sequence ATGAAAACCCATCTCAACTTGGCGACGAAGGACATCCCCAAGAGCGTCGCGTTTTACGCGACGCTGCTCAATGCGACGCCGGCGAAGGTTCTGGATGATTACGCGCTCTTCGTGACCGAGAACCCTGGACTCGAGTTGGCTCTGGACCTGAGCAAGACCGTCGCACCGGGCCATGACGTGCACTACGGGATATTCGTCGAGTCGACGGATGAGGTCGATCGTGCGCTCGACCGTCTCTCAGCCGCGGGCCTCGCGACGTCGGTTGAGCGCGAGGAGACCTGCTGCTACGCGAATCAGACCAAGGTTTGGGCGACAGACCCGGAAGGCCGGCGCTGGGAGATCTATACGGTCCACGCCGACACGGAAGAACGGAACGACGATTCGACGTCGTGCTGCTCGGCAGGCGACGAAGATCCCTGTTGCGTCGGGTAG
- a CDS encoding metalloregulator ArsR/SmtB family transcription factor codes for MRESFEEQADLLRAVADPYRLKILAMLSRAECEVCVCDCTDALPLNQPTVSYHLRLLREAGLVDCERRGTWVYYRLTRGARKRLEDALASAFRIGVAA; via the coding sequence GTGCGCGAGAGCTTTGAAGAGCAGGCGGACCTGCTGCGTGCGGTCGCCGACCCGTATCGTCTCAAGATACTGGCGATGTTGTCGCGCGCCGAGTGTGAGGTCTGTGTCTGCGACTGTACGGACGCGCTTCCGTTGAATCAGCCGACCGTCTCGTATCATTTGCGATTGCTGCGTGAAGCCGGCTTGGTGGATTGCGAACGCCGGGGGACTTGGGTCTACTACCGGCTCACGCGCGGAGCGCGCAAGAGGCTGGAGGATGCGCTGGCATCGGCGTTTCGGATCGGAGTGGCAGCATGA